The genomic region GAAACAAAGCTCAAACTCACATCAAGCACATCAATTTTGAAACCACTGTTACGGACATAAGCAACACTGATTTTAGTAGTATTCTATCGTCGAGTGATCCGGAATGGTCCGCCGAAGAACTCGTTAATATCTTATCTACGTGTATCACCAAAAACACATCCCTTAAAAAGATTCCgagacaaaaaagaaatataaaaccgTGGATTACGCCAGGGCTAATGcgatgtattttaaaaagagataAAATGCACATGCAATGCAGGTCAGAACCAAATAACCATactctaaaagaagaatacaatttgtataaaaatcattgcaacgatttacttaaaagacTAAAGAaactatatgaaaaaaatgaacTTGAAAGACACAAAAACGATCCTAAAATGACATGGAAGACAATAAATTCAATCACAAATTTGAAATCTCAAAAAACACCGCCAAGGAATTTACTCAATATTTCGGCTACTCCTGAATCGTCCTTAGACCAAATAAACAACTATTTTGCAAACGTTGGAAGAAACTTGGCAGAAAAAATACCCAATAACGATAACTGCCCCGGTGCTTCAAATGGTGGAAACTTGGTATGTAACTCATTATTTTTGGATTGTACTACTGAATACGAAGTTGGCTCGATACTGTGCAAATTGAAAACCGATTGTGCTGTGGGTTGGGATGGCATATCctctaaaattttgaaaatgactCACCCTAAATTAGTTCCAGTTATCACGCACATATTCAATCTTTGCCTATCTGCAGGTGTTTTCCCGCGGGTATTCAAAAAGGCACTTATCCACCCCATACATAAATCCGGAGATAAGAACGTAATAAGCAATTATAGACCCATCTCAGTACTCTCAGCTCTctcaaaaatattggaaaaaatcATGAATAAAAGATTAGTAGAAtaccttaataaaaataacatcatttCCAAAAAACAATTTGGATTCCAAGCTGGAATGTCAACtgaagatggagtggtcgagCTTACAGAACATGTCGCAAaattaatagataataaaaagaaatccttAGGCATCTTCTTAGATTTGGCTAAAGCGTTCGACACGGTCTCTATTCCTAAGCTCTTAAAACAAATGGAACGGCTGGGTATTCGTGGTCTGGCTCTAAAACTGTTTAGGGACTATCTTTCTAATAGAACGCAAAGAGTTGTCATTGATGACTATGCTAGCTCCGATGCTGCAGTAACATTTGGAGTACCACAAGGCAGCGTGCTTGGGCCAAGCCTcttcttaatatatattaataacctGTGCAACATGAACTTATTCAAGGGAGAAATATTCGCATTTGCCGACGATACCGCACTAATATTTCATGGTGACACTTGGGAAGAAACTCGTAAAAACGCTGAGGTAGGGCTGGGACAGGTAATGAGTTGGTTATGTGCTAATACCCTTACACTAAATGTTAAGAAAACTAACTTTATTACATTTGGTATAAACCGTAACCAATTGCCATCCTCCTCAAAATTCCAAATTAAAGCCCACACCTGTAACCTCAATGCTCATTCAGGATGTGCCTGTAGCTCTTTGGAAAGATCTAGTAACATTAAATACCTAGGAGTACTTCTTGACGAAACGCTTTCATGGCAACCCCAAATAAATGCACTTACCGCGAGGATTAGGCGTCTAATACCAATCTTTAGGAAACTGAGGCACGTCGCTGATATTAAGCTTCTAAGATCCGTCTACTTTGCGCTAGGACAATCCATTTTAACATACTGTATAAGAGCATGGGGTGGTACCAGAAAGACAACTCTTTTGATTCTGGAAAGAGCACAGCGTAGTCTATTGAAGGTACTCCATTTCAGGCCATTCAAGTATCCGACCCAAGCACTATACACAGAAAGCGATGTTTTGAGTGTGCGACAGCTTTATGTAGCAAACATCGTTAAGTTTCAGCATAAAACAACACCCCTTAAACTTGATCAATATAATTTGATGCGTAGAAAAGATAAAGTCTACCCAACATTTAGTCGTAAaacctattttattacaaaatttcaatgttttacaGGACCTAAACTTTACAATAAAGTAAACGGAATAACTGAAATACACAaccttaataaatatctaatgaAGAAAAAACTACAAAGATGGCTTAAAACCTTAAATTACGATGACACGGAAAATCTTCTATCAATCTTGTCATAATAAAGTTgtaatctatattaatatataaatcataatgataatacttaaatattaaaaatacatttttaaatatcatatatATCCTAATTACATAActtactatatatacatatattatactttaccacataatataaaactaataaaatacctttcaaaatcaaacttaatatgttaataaactttgtactaaactaaaatactaacaacctgaatttatataaataaaagcgtTAACTTATTTGCCACACTCCATATTCTTCGTAGTCTAACTAAAATGAATTGAATGCTCACAGTCGCACGGCGCATGAGTCATGCTTGTTTACACCAATCTTGGGATATTTTGTACCTCCGTGGTAATTATGTGGGTAGTTTGAATTGTTTAATTAGTTAGACACCTTTATGTTCGtaatcatactaatattataaatgcgaaagtaagtttgtttgtttgtttgtttgttttcttttcacgcgATATCTACacaaccaatcttcttgaaatttcgcatatatatagttcagagtatggagaaggacatagggtacctttcattctgaaaaaaaactaTCATTCCCGTGGGATTAGCGAAAAACCTGTGCTCTCTTacataggtggcgctaaatgcgcggagtgaattttgaatcaatgGAGATACAATTTGGAAGAATGTCAGATAATGACTTGGAGACGTCTGCTTAGAATTTAAAACTTTGCAACATaatcactagatggcgctaaatgcgcggagtgaattttgaatcaatgGAGATACAATTTGGCAGAATGTAAGATTATGACTTGGAGACGTGTGCtaagaatttataactttgcAACATAATCACTAGATGGCACCTGCTTTAAGACGACTACAGCAGACACATACAGATATTCGTTTTAATGACCACATTCATAATGAAGCActgattaaaattgaaaacaagGTTATAGCAATGTCGGGAAAGAAACTACAAGATTTTGGAATGGTAAGCCCACAAAGAGTATATGAAAAAGACTTAGACGACGATACAGTTCGGGAATTAAACTAGGATATTACAGTATTACAACAGCAAGTCAACGAGTTAGTCCCTCAACTACTTCTAGAACAGAGTCAAATTTATCAACGAGTGTTAAATCAAATCGAATCAGGAAATGGTGCACTCTTTTTTCTCGATGCTCCAGGAGGCACTggaaaaacctttttattaaatcttttattagcGTCCATTAGAAAAGACCAAAAAATTGCTGTTGCTGTTGCTTCTTCTGGCATCGCCGCCACATTACTTAATGGCGGCCGCACTGCACATTCTGTATTAGGTTTGCCTTTAAATCTTgcacaagaagaatcccctATCTGCAATTTCAGCAAAAACAGCTCACGCGGTATAATGCTGAAACAATGCAAGCTATTAGTGTGGGATGAAAGCGCGACGGCTAACAAAAAGCTGTAGAGGCCATAAACAGGACTCTTCAGGATTTGAGAGACAGTACAGATATTATGGGAGGAATGGTAGTTTTGCTTGCAGGTGACTTTAGGCAGACTTTGCCAGTGATCCAAAGGGGTACACCGGCAGACGAAATCAAAGTCTGTCTAAAATCGTTCAGATTATGGCCAGCAGTTAAAAAATTCAGTCTTACAACGAATATGAGAGTACACCTCTATAATGACGCAGATGCGAGACATTATGCAGataatctaataaaatttGGCGATGGACTCATTTATACAGATAGTGAAGGTTACATTTCGCTCACTCAGGATTTCTGCAGGTTGGTAGAAAATGTGGAGGAGCTCATTGCCAAAGTTTATCCGGATCTGCAACAAAATTTACTTGACGATGCCTGGCTATGTGCAAGAGCTATTCTTGCGCCAACAAACGACACTGTGAACATAGTCAATGTCAATATCTtaaatgagattcaaagtgAATCAAAAGTATATTTGTCCATTGACACAATCATCGACCCAGAACAGAGCACGTCGTATCCAGCTGAGTTTTTGAACTCGCTTGAACTTTCAGGTGTTCCATCgcataagataaatttaaaggtAGGTGTACCTATCATGCAATGGAACTAGGCTTAGGGTAATTCAATTAGGGCAAAATATAATTGGCGCCACTATTTTAAAAGGGTACAGTTTCCCATAAAGCTAAGTTTCGCCATAACCATAAACAAAGCTCAAGGGCAAACATTGCAAGTTGCGGGAGTGCATCTGGAAAAGCCATGTTTTTCCCATGGGCAGCTATATGTAGCCTGTTCGCGTGTATCCAGCccaaaaaatttgtttattttggcacCAAATGGAAGAACAAACAATGTTGTGTATAGCAGCGTACTGAAATAATTCtcgatttacatacatacatatggtcacgtctatatcccttgcggggtagacagagccaacagttttgctatttagcttaatgatagaattgagattcaaatagtgacaggttgctagcccatcgcctaaaaaagagtcccaagtttataagccaatcctttagtcgccttttacgacatccataggaaagagatggagtggtcctattctttttgtattggtgccgggaaccacacggaacaacCACTTTTATACTCTCATAACAAGTTATCCCAATCCCATTCTAATATGGAGAAAAAACTGTTTCCATAGGATGctacgcgggcgaagccgcgggtaaaagctagtatattataattttgtacttaacttgagaaaataataaatgttctttctaaatgtaaataaatattcctaaaatgttattttgtgaaGGGACCTAGTGTTTATAATACAGGCTCGGCCTAGTTAAACACTAGTGTGATGGACTCAACCAATAATTATGTGATTACGATTacctaaatacattattactGTACCTAATTAGACGTAAGtccaaatatgtatgtttttatgaaataaataaattattatttattattattattattaaattgtttagGAATGCTGATGTAATATTTAGTACGGTGAGGCAAATACTTTGAGGGAACAATTTCTAGCTAGGTATCGATTGTGCGGCTTCTTGTGCCGACCTTGCGGACAGCTCTAGAAAAAAGTTACTTTAAATTCAAGATCAACTTGGAGAAAATTATAAGAACTTGTCGCGCGACCGGATGTCGAAATCCGGACCGGAACCGGAATCGGAGGTGGTCACCTCATTCGTTCGCGACATCAATACAGTCCAAACTAAGGTCATAATATATTGGAGAAAAAGGTGCATGATAATAACATAATAGCGTGTATAATTAccaaaagtaattttagtttaacattttaatcGTATAAACTACTTATAACGACCTTTTTTTTATCGCAAATTTACAATAGGCACACTTAAAGtgaggaaaaataaaactgtttagCTTTCTTTCGATTTAAATAGTTCGATTAAGATAATTGATAATGTTTAGTGCGAATTGGCGGAGGCCCGGTGTTTTCGTCTCATCAGCTTTTTACCGGGCGTCCTTGTGAAGCAATAGTCATGGCGTGCTCCCCCCTCCCTGCCCCCTccccgccgcgcccgccgcgaCGTCACCGGCTCTCCGCAAGGCTGTTGCGGTGACTTTGCATTTCCTCCTGTTTTTATTATAGGCTATCACAATAACTTGTGATGCTAACTATCGAGACTCCGAGACTGTCCTCGTGGGAACAGTCGCACGGTGGAGTCAAGCGCGATGTCCGCGGACGCTCGcggtaattaatttaatttaatcgcTATCTCATGGTTTATTTCGTCCGCGAtgacaattttatcatttttatctgCCGATTATGTTAATACGTCTCGATTATTACGTACCTATTTGCAGATAGTAACAGTTTACTTTCCATGTGTCGATGTTTATGATAAGTCCGTCTTTGTTCTTAGTTCAGTGGATACAACAGCTCTCGTATTGTTGGACTCACTCACTCTCGTCACTCCTCACTACACTAATAGAACTTATGTTtagaaagtaataaaacagtatGTACTATTTACAAGATTTATTTGGCTTCGAGACTAGTCTAGGGTAATCCACTGACGCAACACGCCAATATTCCGTCAAATCACATCGTGGCGCGTACAAATTCCTACAAATAGAACGCCTAATGGCTATTGtcctaattttaataagtggTTCACAGAGCGTGTAATAATGGCACAAGCAAAGGTGGGGAATTCTTTTTATACCTTAAAGATTTACACCATGTTTTGTCTCTGATACCTACcgttacaaatacaaaaatattttactggcttctttttttatttgttataatgtTTAGCTATAAGTGCGAGTTGTCAGATTGTCAggagtaatgttttttttttaagaatggaGTGTAATAACTATTACGCCTTTGACCACGACTCGGGCGTCGCTCGGTTAACTGTAACAAGACCGCgcttcatttattaaaattttgacgaGTCAAAGCAACACTTAAATGTAATGCTAACAGCATTTGCTGTCAGTTTATTTTCAGGAATAAATTGAAACACAATAACTTATTGTGATATCAGAGTGATGGGTTTATCTGTTGATCAGTGGGCGCGGGCGACGACAGCGAGGGCGAAGAGGCCGCGTCTGCGCTCGAGGAGGAGTTGTCCGTGTGCGACGAGGCGGCGCCGGCGCGCGCGCTGGCCGCGCTGAACGCGCTGCGCAAGTCGCGGCAGCACTACGACGTGCTGCTGCTGGCGGGCGGCGCGGAGGTGCCGGCGCACCGCGCCGTGCTGGCGGCCGCCTCGCCCTACCTGCTGGAGGCGCTGTCGGCGCCGCCGCCGGCCGCCAgcggcgccgcgcccgcctACCGCGTCGATGACGTCGAGCCTGACGCTCTCAAGGAGCTCGTCGAATATGCTTACACTGGCAGGTTTGTTGTTTTGGAATTTTCGTGTtcttatttgataaatttttattgcctGACAAAATCGAAATACAAAATGTCCCAtttatagacagagccaagacaATCTATAATGCAATTTTGGTAAGCGATATCGTAAAAACTTAAAGTATCGCAATTTGGAAATTGCAGACTGCGCGTCCGGTCGTCGAGCGACGCGCGGCGGCTGTACGTGGCGGCGTGGCGGCTGCGCGTGGAGGGCGTGCGCGCGGCGCTGGCGGCGCGGCTGCTGCGGCGGCGCGCGCCCGCCGACTGCCTGCCGCTGCGCGCGCTGCCCGACCTCGAGCCCCACCACCGCGCCGACCTCGACGCCTACATCGCGCAGAACGTGAGTCTCGTTACTCCTGCTTGTCACTCGCTCGAAACAGTTGTTGAGTTAGGGCCCTAAGGACTATGAcctttatgtattttgtctgTTTCAGTTCGAAGAGCTGTGCTCGATGGGCGCCCTGGGCTCGCTGCCCGAGGTGCGGCTGGAGATGCTGCGCACGAGCAGCGCGGAGGGCGGCGAGGAGACGCCGGTCGCGCTCGCCAACGCCGCGCTCGCCTGGCTGCAGGGCTTCCAGGGCGATGTGAGTAGCATGCATTTGCTTTTTCTAACAGTGTCTACAGTGTTCTTGACTTtccacaaaatattttgtataaaattgtagTTAGACAAGGTCCGCTTCGTATTAAGACTTACGCCATCCGGGATCGGCCCTGCTTCTCTCCAGGGAGGTCATCGAGACCAACGTCAGGACGATGATAAACGATAGTTATATAACGTGAAGCTCATCCTCCCGCAGCTGGAGGAGCTGTGCTCGCGGCCGCACCTGCTGTTCGTGGACAGCGGCGGCGCGCTGCGCGACTGCGGCGAGCTGCCCGAGCTGCTGGGCGACGCGCCCGAGCTGGCGCGCTACCGGCGGGCGGCCGCCGTGCGCCGCGCGCgccccgccgcgcccgccgcgccgctGCCCGCGCTGCAGCTGggcgcccgcgccgcgcgcGTCGCCGACTGCGCCGTCGTGGCGGCCAAGCAGCTCGCCACAGGTCTCTATCTCGGCTCCTTGGCTTTGGTATCCTCATGTTGACCAGTGGCTGACGCATGTTTCCGTCCCAGGCGACGCCCGCAACACGCGCGCGCTGGTGTCCGTGCGCGGCCAGCTGTTCGTGGCGCGCATCTCGTGGACGGACGTGGCGGAGACGGCGCGCGGCGGCGTGctgggcggcgcgcgcgccgaGGCGGAGGGCGAGCGGCGCGCGCGGTTGCCGCACCGCCGCTGCGCGCACGGCTTGGCAACGCTGCGCGGCCGGCTCATCGCGTGCGGCGGGTACGACAGGGCGCGAGTGTTGCAAGACGCGGTGGCGTATGACCCCACTACGAACACGTGGACTGAGTTGCCTAATATGCGAAGCGCGAGGGCCAGGTATTACTGATATTTTCTTTCGAGCTAGTCTATTAATGTTtaaactctgggataaaaaatgtttcatgACAGAGGTTGTTCGATTATAAGTCGTGCCACCAGATGACGCTATCTAAACTTGACTGTCAAAGAGAACATTGTTGTtaggtattatttaatacctaACAACAAAAGGGCTTATAAGGgctaaaaaatatcaaatgtttAATCAAAAGAAATACAAGATTGCCTTGTGGCTAAGTGTTGTCATCGGTGGCTTTATTACTTGTTATGTGCTATCTGTTCCGCTTTACCCTTGACCGACATCTGTATTGCATTCGAGGTTCCCCGCGGCCCGGCTCGGCGACGAGGTGTACGTGATCGGCGGCAGCGACGGGCACGCGGAGCTGGACTCGGTGGACGTGTGGTCGGCACACGGCGGCTGGCGCGGCGCCGCGCGGCTGCCGCTGGCGCGCTCgcacgccgccgccgccgcggaCGAGGCGCGCGGCGAGCTGTTCGTGGTGGGCGGCTGGGCGGGCGGCCGCAGCCTGCGCGCCGTGCACAAGTACTCGCCCGGCGCCGACGCCTGGACGGAGGTGGCGCCGCTCAACACGGGTGCGTGTCCGCTGCGGCTTCGCGGCACCGCAGATTACCTCCCATTGATTGAgttatttcaagactggttCGCGGCGAGAGTCACCGAACttaccatttatttttaatcgacTTCCCAAAATGTTaccaatttaatattatgttcGTAATCACATAGGTAGGAAAAATCCAAATAGTTTAGTAATTAtagttaattttgaaatttgaccATTTCATACTTCGCCATTTTGTCGCACACTCGACgagttatttaagaaaattttcacGAAACAACCTAAGAGATATGAATTTCGGTcgcaataaaaaaggaatgcATTGTGTGGTGTCGCAGGGCGGTCGCAGTGCGCCGCCGTGTGGTGGCGCGCGGCGCTGTGGGCGCTGGGCGGCTGCGACGCGTGGCACTGCGTGGCGTCGTGCGAGTGGCTGGCGGCGGGCGCGTGGCGGGCGGGCGCGCCGCTGCCCACGCCGCGGCGCTCCGTGGGCGGCGCCGTGTGGCGCGGCCGGCTGGTGTCGGTGGGCGGCTCGGACGGCGCCGCGTCGCTGCGCCACACGGACTGGCTGGAGGCGGGCGGCGCGTGGGCGGCGGGCCCGGCGCtgcggcgcgcgcgcgcggCGCTGGGCGTCGGCGTGCTGGGCGGCGTGCTGTACGCGGCCGGCGGCTTCGACGGGAAGGTATGTCCCTTAGttacattggttgacgtcaaataaattacttcaaaCTAATAACGTACATTGCATCTCGGCAGGAATTCCTGTCGTGCGTGGAGTGCCTGTACGAGCCGGACGGCGAGTGGAGCACGCTGTGCTCCCCCCCGCCCGTGCCGCGCGCCCCCGCCGCCCGCACCCCCGCCACGCCCCCGGCCGCGGGGGAACACCAGGTACATACTGGCTATACTATCGAAATATTCACGAAGGTTGATAACGAAATGGTGAGAGAGAAATGGTGCCACATGTCTGCTCTTACTAagattataaaactttatcaaaataaataacacaccTCGCAATATGATGGCTAaacagttattaaaattttgagctGAAGCTTGTAAAACATGGAACACCttgaaaaacattttgaaatgaatatacgtaaaacattttgtattaattgaCAGGAGAGCGAAGAGAACGGCGTCGCGGCGCAGTGACGGCGCTGCCGGCGCGCTCCGCGGGGGACACATTCCGACACAAGGTTCCACAGACTG from Amyelois transitella isolate CPQ chromosome 24, ilAmyTran1.1, whole genome shotgun sequence harbors:
- the LOC106137561 gene encoding influenza virus NS1A-binding protein homolog B isoform X1 codes for the protein MKPQEDYRNGDVGAGDDSEGEEAASALEEELSVCDEAAPARALAALNALRKSRQHYDVLLLAGGAEVPAHRAVLAAASPYLLEALSAPPPAASGAAPAYRVDDVEPDALKELVEYAYTGRLRVRSSSDARRLYVAAWRLRVEGVRAALAARLLRRRAPADCLPLRALPDLEPHHRADLDAYIAQNFEELCSMGALGSLPEVRLEMLRTSSAEGGEETPVALANAALAWLQGFQGDLEELCSRPHLLFVDSGGALRDCGELPELLGDAPELARYRRAAAVRRARPAAPAAPLPALQLGARAARVADCAVVAAKQLATGDARNTRALVSVRGQLFVARISWTDVAETARGGVLGGARAEAEGERRARLPHRRCAHGLATLRGRLIACGGYDRARVLQDAVAYDPTTNTWTELPNMRSARARFPAARLGDEVYVIGGSDGHAELDSVDVWSAHGGWRGAARLPLARSHAAAAADEARGELFVVGGWAGGRSLRAVHKYSPGADAWTEVAPLNTGRSQCAAVWWRAALWALGGCDAWHCVASCEWLAAGAWRAGAPLPTPRRSVGGAVWRGRLVSVGGSDGAASLRHTDWLEAGGAWAAGPALRRARAALGVGVLGGVLYAAGGFDGKEFLSCVECLYEPDGEWSTLCSPPPVPRAPAARTPATPPAAGEHQESEENGVAAQ
- the LOC106137561 gene encoding influenza virus NS1A-binding protein homolog B isoform X2, whose translation is MGAGDDSEGEEAASALEEELSVCDEAAPARALAALNALRKSRQHYDVLLLAGGAEVPAHRAVLAAASPYLLEALSAPPPAASGAAPAYRVDDVEPDALKELVEYAYTGRLRVRSSSDARRLYVAAWRLRVEGVRAALAARLLRRRAPADCLPLRALPDLEPHHRADLDAYIAQNFEELCSMGALGSLPEVRLEMLRTSSAEGGEETPVALANAALAWLQGFQGDLEELCSRPHLLFVDSGGALRDCGELPELLGDAPELARYRRAAAVRRARPAAPAAPLPALQLGARAARVADCAVVAAKQLATGDARNTRALVSVRGQLFVARISWTDVAETARGGVLGGARAEAEGERRARLPHRRCAHGLATLRGRLIACGGYDRARVLQDAVAYDPTTNTWTELPNMRSARARFPAARLGDEVYVIGGSDGHAELDSVDVWSAHGGWRGAARLPLARSHAAAAADEARGELFVVGGWAGGRSLRAVHKYSPGADAWTEVAPLNTGRSQCAAVWWRAALWALGGCDAWHCVASCEWLAAGAWRAGAPLPTPRRSVGGAVWRGRLVSVGGSDGAASLRHTDWLEAGGAWAAGPALRRARAALGVGVLGGVLYAAGGFDGKEFLSCVECLYEPDGEWSTLCSPPPVPRAPAARTPATPPAAGEHQESEENGVAAQ